The Quercus robur chromosome 7, dhQueRobu3.1, whole genome shotgun sequence genome has a segment encoding these proteins:
- the LOC126691217 gene encoding uncharacterized protein LOC126691217, translating to MSVARLPVKADDRESKRAKGMASPTLGFSNEDKIGTIQPHDDALVVTLRIEGYDVKRVLVDQGSAVEVMYPDLYKGLKLRPEDLTAYNFPLVSFEAKTVTPKGQIRLPIQTGSDIVEVDFIVVDAYSPYIAASCPRSCIINLTPKGEVPIGGSGQRSDRGPSRGPAMHGVCHLTTTEY from the coding sequence ATGTCGGTGGCCCGACTCCCCGTTAAAGCTGACGACCGGGAGTCTAAAAGGGCTAAAGGGATGGCCTCACCCACGCTCGGATTCTCGAATGAGGATAAAATTGGAACCATCCAACCCCACGACGATGCTCTAGTCGTCACACTTAGGATTGAGGGatatgacgtgaagagggtgctAGTCGATCAGGGCAGTGCCGTGGAAGTAATGTACCCCGACTTGTACAAGGGGCTAAAGCTGAGACCAGAAGACTTGACAGCATATAACTTCCCTTTGGTGAGTTTTGAAGCGAAAACTGTCACTCCGAAAGGCCAGATTAGGCTGCCTATACAGACAGGCTCGGACatagtggaggtggacttcatagtGGTGGACGCATACTCACCCTACATCGCGGCTTCATGCCCTAGGAGTTGTATCATCAACCTTACACCAAAAGGTGAAGTACCCATTGGAGGGTCGGGTCAAAGAAGTGATAGGGGACCAAGCCGTGGCCCGGCAATGCATGGTGTCTGCCATCTCACGACGACCGAGTACTGA